A single genomic interval of Xyrauchen texanus isolate HMW12.3.18 chromosome 8, RBS_HiC_50CHRs, whole genome shotgun sequence harbors:
- the gaa gene encoding lysosomal alpha-glucosidase translates to MKSLVNSIKMGRIWCEQLHTSVLLTLLLLTSVLLVLVHENQDVLYAFSPSEKIWHILNISYRTVQSQKDFGNILMTGSKANRDQCGIAVESRIDCGRDRSLSHAECLDRRCCYVPQPQSGSRGPPWCFYPVRYPGYNMGPLLPSDRGQRANLTRSKPSYLPWDISTLQLDVMAESSGRLHITLKDPLSSRYEVPFVTSYSRGHSDKQDLLYDVEFQPDPFGFIVRRKSNGCVLLNTTIGPLLFADQYLQISTSLASSMISGLGEHYTPITLDLNWTSVSLWNRDMAPHRSANLYGSHPFFLVQEGDGKAHGVFLLNSNAMEVALQPAPALTWVTIGGILDFYIFLGPSPQSVVQQYHEVIGYPMMPPYWSLGFHLCRWGYTSTNITRTVVQIMRQSKFPLDVQWNDLDYADQRRVFTFDPHRFGDLPQMVQELHQLGMKYVLILDPGISSSSPPGSYKPFDDGLKSGVFINNSSGQILIGKVWPGPTAFPDFTNPTTKDWWMDCIRSFHYKVPVDGLWIDMNEPSNFVQGSVEGCPVTKLEEPPYTPGVIGGQLNSGTLCMSAQQYLSNHYNLHNLYGFTEAIATHSALLKVKRTRPFVLSRSSFPGLGRFSAHWTGDVQSDWEQLRFSIPGVLLFGLYGIPLVGADVCGFGGDTTEELCVRWTQLGAFYPFMRNHNDKPNAPQEPYVFSRQAQDSMRAAVMLRYSLLPFLYTQFHHAHTSARTVARPLFIEFPTDPNCQSIDKQFLWGSSILISPVLEQGAVEVIAYLPLGTWYSLHNGQAYHSNGQYILFPAPLDIINVHVREGSIIPQQVPALTTTASRRNPFILIVALSVGSLAKGELFWDDGESLDTFERGDYSYIHFWAEESHLVGKPVKLNGSLDHLVLGEVRVFGVQTLPTAVWANGEKVCDFSYSSDTKVLTVPGLDLLMTAMFTIQWS, encoded by the exons ATGAAGAGCCTAGTTAACTCTATAAAAATGGGCAGAATTTGGTGTGAGCAGCTGCACACCTCTGTACTGCTGACATTGTTATTGTTGACATCTGTTCTCCTTGTCCTGGTGCATGAAAACCAGGACGTTTTATATGCCTTTTCACCATCAGAGAAAATCTGGCATATTCTAAATATCTCATACAGGACTGTACAATCCCAAAAGGACTTTGGCAATATTCTTATGACTGGCTCTAAAGCTAACCGTGATCAGTGTGGTATAGCTGTGGAGAGCCGAATTGACTGTGGCCGTGACAGATCTTTGAGTCACGCTGAATGTTTGGACAGAAGATGCTGTTATGTGCCCCAACCACAGTCTGGATCCAGAGGACCACCATGGTGCTTCTACCCAGTCCGTTACCCAGGTTACAACATGGGGCCCCTGTTACCCAGCGATAGGGGTCAAAGGGCCAACCTGACCCGTTCCAAACCCTCTTACTTGCCCTGGGACATCTCCACACTACAACTAGATGTAATGGCTGAATCTTCAGGTCGTCTCCACATCACT CTGAAGGATCCATTATCTTCTCGATATGAAGTCCCCTTCGTGACCTCTTATTCCAGGGGCCACAGCGACAAACAAGACCTCCTCTATGATGTGGAGTTTCAGCCAGACCCTTTTGGGTTTATTGTACGTCGTAAATCCAATGGCTGTGTTCT TCTCAATACCACAATAGGACCCCTCCTGTTTGCAGATCAGTATCTACAGATTTCGACTTCTCTAGCTTCCTCTATGATATCTGGACTAGGTGAACATTACACACCCATCACACTGGACTTGAACTGGACCTCTGTTTCATTATGGAACAGAGACATGGCACCGCAT AGAAGTGCCAACCTGTATGGCTCTCACCCCTTCTTCTTGGTCCAAGAAGGTGATGGAAAGGCACATGGGGTCTTCCTTCTCAACAGCAATGCAATGG AGGTGGCTTTGCAGCCCGCTCCAGCATTAACATGGGTGACCATTGGAGGAATTCTGGACTTCTACATCTTCTTAGGCCCAAGTCCACAGAGCGTGGTTCAACAGTACCATGAGGTTATAG GTTACCCCATGATGCCACCCTACTGGTCACTAGGCTTCCACCTCTGTCGATGGGGTTATACTTCCACCAACATCACAAGAACAGTGGTACAGATCATGCGCCAATCCAAGTTCCCTCTA GACGTACAATGGAATGATCTTGATTATGCAGACCAAAGAAGAGTCTTTACATTTGATCCGCACCGGTTTGGAGATTTGCCCCAAATGGTTCAAGAGTTACATCAGCTGGGCATGAAGTATGTACTCATACTG GATCCAGGCATCAGCAGTTCAAGTCCTCCTGGTTCATACAAACCCTTTGATGATGGTCTGAAGAGTGGAGTGTTCATCAACAACTCCAGTGGACAGATACTTATTGGGAAG GTATGGCCAGGTCCAACAGCATTCCCAGATTTTACCAATCCTACAACAAAGGACTGGTGGATGGACTGTATCAGAAGCTTTCACTACAAGGTACCAGTGGATGGACTTTGGATA GACATGAATGAACCGTCTAATTTTGTCCAGGGCTCTGTGGAAGGATGTCCTGTTACTAAATTGGAGGAACCACCATATACCCCAG GTGTGATTGGAGGCCAGTTAAACTCAGGAACACTGTGTATGTCCGCTCAGCAGTATCTGTCCAATCACTACAATCTGCACAATCTCTATGGGTTCACCGAGGCCATCGCGACTCACAG CGCGTTGCTGAAAGTGAAGCGTACTCGACCTTTTGTCCTGTCCCGGTCGTCTTTCCCCGGACTAGGCCGTTTCTCTGCACACTGGACAGGAGATGTGCAGAGCGACTGGGAGCAACTGCGGTTTTCAATACCTG GTGTGCTGCTGTTCGGACTCTATGGCATTCCGTTAGTGGGAGCTGACGTGTGTGGATTTGGTGGGGACACGACTGAAGAGCTTTGTGTGCGCTGGACACAACTTGGAGCCTTTTACCCCTTTATGAGAAATCATAACGACAAGCCAAATGCT CCCCAGGAGCCGTATGTATTCAGCAGACAAGCCCAAGACTCCATGAGGGCTGCGGTAATGCTGCGATACTCTCTCCTGCCTTTCCTCTACACGCAGTtccaccatgcacacacctctgCCCGCACTGTGGCTCGTCCCCTCTTCATTGA ATTCCCCACTGATCCAAATTGCCAGAGCATTGATAAGCAGTTTCTATGGGGGAGTTCAATACTTATCAGTCCGGTTTTGGAGCAGGGAGCGGTGGAGGTGATAGCATATCTCCCTCTAGGGACTTGGTACAGTCTGCACAAT GGACAGGCATATCACAGTAATGGGCAATACATTCTGTTTCCTGCCCCACTGGACATCATCAACGTTCACGTGAGAGAGGGAAGCATCATTCCACAACAG gTTCCTGCATTGACTACTACTGCGTCACGTAGAAACCCTTTTATCCTAATCGTGGCACTCTCTGTAGGGAGCTTGGCCAAAGGGGAGCTCTTCTGGGATGATGGAGAAAGTTTGGACACTTTTGAAAGGGGAGATTACTCATACATTCACTTCTGGGCTGAAGAG TCTCATTTGGTCGGTAAGCCAGTGAAATTAAATGGATCTCTTGATCATTTGGTCCTCGGGGAAGTGCGTGTTTTTGGGGTTCAGACACTTCCTACAGCTGTGTGGGCCAATGGAGAGAAAGTTTGTGACTTCTCATACAGCTCAGACACCAAG gtTCTTACAGTGCCTGGTCTGGATTTACTCATGACAGCCATGTTCACAATACAGTGGAGTTGA